Part of the Longimicrobium sp. genome, GAGCGCGCGGAGGCCGTGCGCGAGCGCTCGGACGTGGCGGCCGTCCCCGCGGCGGGCGTGGTGGCCGAGGCGATGGTGGCGCTCGTGCTGGCCGGCGCGGTGCTGGAGAAGTTCGGCGGCGACTCGCTGGGCGAGGTGCGGCGGAACCTCGAGGGCTACCTGGAGCGCATCCGCGAGCGTGGGCTCTTCGTCCCCGCCTGATCCCGCGCCGGTCGAGCGCGTGGTGCTGCTCGGCTTCATGGGCGCGGGGAAGACCGTGGTCGGCGCGCTGCTGGCGGAGCGGCTCGGCTGGACTCACGTCGATCTCGACCGGGAGATCGAGCGCCGCGAGGGCCGCCGCATCGCCGAGATCTTCGCCGCGGACGGCGAGGCGCGCTTCCGCCAGCTGGAGGCGGAGGCCACGGCGCGGGTGGGGCGGAGCGCGGGGATCGTGCTCTCCCCCGGCGGCGGGTGGATCACGCGGCCGGAGCTGCTGGGCCTGCTGGGGGCGGGGACGCTCTCCGTCTGGCTGAAGGTGGGGGCGGAGGAGGCGGTGCGCCGCGCGGCCGCGGCGCCGGGGGAACGCCCCTTGCTCGCCGGTGCCGACCCGCTCGCCGCCGCGCGCCGGCTGCTGGCGGAGCGCGAGCCGCTCTACGCGCGGGCGGACCTGGTGGTGGAGACGGAGGGGCGCTCGCCGGTGGAGGTGGCGGAGGAGATCGAGCGAGAAGTGCGCAGGCGGGGGATTGCGGGGTAGGGATCGCTGCGGAATACAGGCTATCGTGCCGCCGCGGGGGGCCTCACCCGCCGCCTTAGAGCGGCAACCCTCTCCCAACTTCGGGAGAGGGTGGACTCTACGGGGCTCAGTGTGTGACGGGTGGCTCGTAGGGGCGAGGCATGCCTCGCCCGTGCCCGCCCTGCGCGGATGCGGGCCGGACGCGCGGAGGGTCGCCCCGAGTCCGCGAAGGCGGACTTCCCGTAGTTGTAGCTCCCGGTTTCAACCGGGGATGTTGCACGATGATGCCAGAGAACGCCGGCCCGGTGCGAGTGACGCGCGCGGAGGCGTTTCGATGCTGAATACCTGCCCATAGAGATGGCGTCCAAGGCGCAGAAGATCCGCCTGGTGGTGGTGGAGAGTCCCACCAAGGCGAAGACGATCCGCGGCTTCCTCCCCTCCGGCTACCGCGTGGCGGCCTCGATGGGACACGTGCGCGACCTCCCCGAGTCGGCCAGCGAGATCCCGCCCACCCTCAAGGGGCAGGAGTGGGCCCGCCTGGGTGTGAACGTGGAGCGCGACTTCGAGCCCGTCTACGTGATCCCCTCGGGGAAGAAGAAGGTGGTCAGCGAGCTGAAGGCGCTCCTCAAGGAGGCCGACGAGCTGGTGGTGGCCACCGACGAGGACCGCGAGGGCGAGAGCATCGGCTGGCACCTGGTGGAGGTGCTCAAGCCGCGCTGCCCGGTCACGCGCATCGTCTTCCACGAGATCACCCCCGAGGCGATCCGCGAGGCGCTGGAGCACCCGCGCGACATCGACGACGACCTGGTGCGCGCGCAGGAGACGCGGCGCATCCTCGACCGTCTCGTCGGCTACACCGTCAGTCCGCTGCTCTGGAAGAAGATCGCCACGGGGCTCTCGGCGGGGCGCGTGCAGTCGGTGGCCGTCCGCCTCCTCGTGCAGCGCGAGCGCGAGCGGCGGGCGTTCCGCTCGGCCACCTACTGGGACGTGAAGGCGCTGCTGGCGAAGGACGGTGAGGGCTTCTCGGCGGTGCTGCAGAGCGTCGGAGGGAAGCGGATCGCCACGGGGCGCGACTTCGACGAGTCGACGGGGCGGCTGAAGACGCAGGGCGTGATCCTCCTGGGCGAGGGCGACGCCAAGGCGCTCTGCGACCGGGTGCGCGCGGCGGAGTGGAAGGTGGCGGAGACGGAGGAGAAGCCGTCCATCCGCCGCCCCTACCCGCCGTTCACGACCTCGACGCTGCAGCAGGAGGCCAACCGCAAGCTGCGCCTCTCCTCGCGCGACACCATGCGCATCGCGCAGCGGCTGTACGAGGAGGGCTACATCACCTACATGCGCACCGACTCGGTCCACCTCTCGGACCAGGCGATCCGGGCGGCGCGCTCGCGCATCCGCGCGCTCTACGGCGAGGAGTACCTGACGCCGCAGCCGCGCCAGTACACCACGACCACCAAGGGCGCGCAGGAGGCCCACGAGGCGATCCGCCCGGCGGGAACGGAGATGCGCACCACGGAGGTGACGGGGCTCAAGGGGGTGGAGGCGGCGCTCTACGACCTGATCTGGAAGCGCACCGTGGCCAGCCAGATGGCCGACGCGCGCCAGACGCACCTCACCGCGCTGATCCAGGCGGCCGACGCCGTCTTCCGCGCCAGTGGCAAGCGCATCGACTTCCCCGGCTTCTTCCGCGCCTACGTGGAGGGCTCGGACGACCCCGAGGCGGCGCTGGAGGACCGCGAGGAGCCGCTCCCGGCGCTGCGCCGGGGCGACGCGCTCTCCCTGCGGGACCTGGAGGCGCTCTTCCACCAGACGCAGCCGCCGGCGCGCTACACCGAGGCCACGCTGGTGAAGACGCTGGAGGCGGAGGGGATCGGCCGCCCCAGCACCTACGCGTCGATCATCGGCACCATCATCGACCGCGGCTACGTGGAGCGGGTGAGCAACCAGCTCGTCCCCACCTTCACCGCCTTCGCGGTCACCTCGCTGCTGGAGAAGAACTTCCCGCACCTGGTCGACACCCGCTTCACCGCGCGGATGGAGGAGCAGCTCGACGAGATCGCGGGGGGCGACGCGGAGTGGCTCCCCTACCTGCGCGACTTCTTCCTGGGCCCGGACGGGCTGGAGGAGGCGGTGCAGAAGGGCGAGCAGCAGATCGACCCGCGCGAGGCGTCCACCGTGCGCCTGGAGGGGCTCCCCGCGCGGGTGCGCATCGGCAAGTTCGGCCCGTTCGTGGAGGCCGAGGACGGCGGGGGGACGGTGACGGCCACCATCCCCGAGGGCGTGGCCCCGGCGGACCTCTCCGGCGAGCAGGTGGAGCGCCTGGTGCGCGCCAAGACCGAGGGGCCCGACGTGCTGGGGATCGACCCCGAGACCAGGAAGCCGGTGCTGCTGCTGGAAGGCCGCTTCGGCCCCTACGTGCAGCTCGGCGAGGCGACGGAGGAGGACAAAAAGCCCAAGCGCGCTTCGCTCCCCAAGGGGATGAACCCGGCCGACGTGACGCTGGAGGCGGCGCTGCGCTGGCTGTCGCTCCCGCGCACGCTGGGCAGGCACCCGGAGACGGGCGAGGAGGTGAAGGCGGGGATCGGGCGCTTCGGCCCCTTCGTGGTGGCCGGCAACGACTTCCGCTCGCTGCAAAAGGGCGACGACGTCTACGCGATCGGCCTCGCCCGCGCGCTGGAGCTGCTGGCCGAGCCCAAGGGCGGCCGCGGCGCGCGAAAGAGCCCCGAGCCGATCCGCACCCTGGGCGCGCACCCGGCCGACGGCGAGCCGGTGACGCTGTGGGAAGGCCGCTACGGCCCCTACGTGAAGCACGGCGACGTGAACGCGTCGCTGCCGAAGGGGGTATCCCCCGACGCCTTCACCCTGGAGCAGGCGGTGCCGCTCCTGGCCGAGCGCGCCGCCAGCGGCAAGCCCGCCCGGGGCCGCGGCCGCGCTACGGCGCGGCGGGGCGCGAAGACGGCCGCGTCGAAGTCGTCCTCCGCCAGCAAGACCGCCGGCCGCAAGGCCAAGTCGAAGACCGCCAGCGCCGCCAAGGCGAAGAGCGCCAAGCCGCCGACGAAGCCTCCCTCGGCACGGAAGAAGTAGCGGCAGGTCTCTTACGAAAGGGCCTCACACGGAGGAAACGGAGGAAACGGAGGAACCCCTTTGGTGTTCTCCGTTAACTCCGTTACCTCCGTGTGAGGCATTTCTGCTGTTCCTGATGCCGTTCGCGGACGGGGAGGGAGATACACGATGGGATTCGAGGCATGGATCGGCGTGCTGGGCTTCGTGGGGACGCTGCTGCTGGTGCTGGTGGGCCTGCTCAACTTCTCGGTCTTCTGGAAGCAGCTCCACATCGCCAAGGAGCAGATCGACACGGCGGTGCGCCAGCTCGAGATCGCGCAGAAGCAGCCCGACCTGCACCTGATCCAGCGGGCCATCACCGAGACCTCCGACCACGTCCGGCTCCTGGTCGAGCGGCCCTACCTGCGGCCGTACTTCTACGACGACGCCGAGTGGAAGCCGGGCGACAGGGCCACGCGCGACGAGGTGCAGGCGATGAGCGAGCTCATCCTCGACAACTTCGCCTCGGCGCTGATGCACGCGGCCGCGTTCCCGCAGTACCCGGTGCGCGGGATCGACCGCACCATCATGTTCCACCTGCGCAAGAGCCCGGCGCTGCGCGAGTTCCTGGTCGCCAACTTCGACCGCTTCCCGTTCTCCGGCCTCACGCTCCTGGTCCTGAAGAACCACGCCCGGGAGGAGGTCGAGGCCGACCTGCGCCGGCTGATCGACGCCCCCGGCCTGGACGAGCCCGAGGCCGCGCGGCGCAGGGAGCTGCTCCGGCTCTTCCAGGAATCGGAGGTCCGCCAGCCGATCGAGTTCACGGCCATGAGCATGGAGAAGCGCCGCTGACGCATTTCGCCGTCATTCCGAGGCCCGGTCACGCGGGGCTTGCCCCTGCACGAATGACCGCAGGGCCGAAGAATCTTCTCACCTCGCCAGGTGGGTTGGGCGCGGTAGCGGCACGGATGCCTGCTCGCTTCGTCCCCCCGAGGTTTTTCGGGGATGGGGATTGGTACTCATACCGGATTCCAGGAATCAGTGTGCAATCCGGTCCCTCTCGCGAACCATGTCATTCCGAGCGGCGCCGCAGCACCAATCTGGATTTCACACCTGAGCTGGGCGGCGCCCGAGGAATCTACTCACCCCGTCCGGATGCTGGCTCCGTGCACTGATCCGGCCTCCTGCCGGCCGCGGGTAGATTCCTCGGGAGCCCGGCCGACTTCGGTGGCGGACGCGAGCTCAGCGCATCGGGCTCCACTCGGAATGACAGCTTCCAATGCGCAGCGAATCCCGAACGACGGTATCATATCGAACAACCCGCGCGGAACGGGCTTTCCGGCCACGTGGTACAGGGACCCGCGCGCGCCGCCCCTCTCCCGCACCGGGAAGAGGGGTGGTGTTGCGTTCGGGGGATGCGCGGGTGAGAATTGGTCCATGTCGATCCGGGAGATCGAGCCCGGACGGTTGTTCAATCGGAGGAGCGCGAGATGGCGGAAGTGACGGTGGTCGGCGGCGGGCTGTCGGGGTCGGAGGCCGCGTACCAGCTCGCGGAGCGGGGGCACGACGTCACCCTGTGCGAGATGCGCCCGGTGCGGGGGACGCCCGCGCACCAGACCGATCACCTGGCCGAGATCGTCTGCTCCAACACCTTCAAGAGCGAAGACCCGCACAACGCGCACGGGCTGCTGAAGCTGGAGATGGACGAGCTGGGCGCCGGCGGCAGCCTGCTGCTGGCCTGCGCCCGCGAGAGCCGCATCCCCGGCGGCGCCGCGCTCACCGTCGACCGCCGCGAGTTCAGCCAGCGGATGACGGCCGCCATCGAGGCGCACCCCCGCATCCGCGTCGTCCGCGAAGAGGTCGCCGGGCTCCCCGCCGGCCCCGCCATCGTCGCCACCGGCCCCCTCACCTCCGACGCGCTCTCCTTCGCCGTCCGCCGCGCGCTGGGCGACGAGGGGCTCGCCTTCTTCGACGCCATCGCCCCCGTCGTCAGCGACGAGTCGCTGGACCGCGAGAAGCTCTTCGCCGCCAGCCGCTGGGGGAAGGGCGGGGGAGACGACTTCCTCAACGCGCCGATGGAGAAGGAGCAGTACGAGGCCTTCGTCGAGGCGCTGAAGACGGGCGAAGAGTACGCGGGGCACGACTGGGAGAACGTCCCCTACTTCGAGGGGTGCCTGCCGATCGAGGTGATGGCGCACCGCGGCGTCGACACGCTCCGCTTCGGGCCGATGAAGCCCGTGGGCCTCCCCGTGCCGCAGTGGGGCGGCAGGCGCGCCTGGGCCGTCGTGCAGCTCCGCCGCGAAGACCGCGCGGGCCAGCTGTGGAACCTGGTGGGCTTCCAGACGCGGCTGAAGATCCCCGAGCAGAAGCGCATCTTCCGCATGATCCCGGGGCTGGAGAACGCCGAGTTCCTGCGCTGGGGCTCCATCCACCGCAACACGTACCTCAACTTCCCCGCGAAGCTCTCCGCGCACGGGTCGCTGCGCGAGCGGCCGGAGCTGATCTTCGCGGGGCAGATCACCGGCGTCGAAGGCTACACCGAGTCCACCGCGGTCGGCATCCTGGCCGCCGCCAACCTGGACCGCGTCGTCCGCGGATTGGAGCCGGTCGTCCCGCCGCCCACCACCATGCTCGGCGGGCTGCTGCGCTACCTCCGCGAGAGCGACCCGGCCCACTTCGCCCCGATGAACTCCAACTTCGGGCTGCTGGACCCGCTGGAGACCGCGGGGAAGATGAAGAAGGAGGAGAAGCGCGAGCGGCTGGTGGAGCGCGCGCGCGCCGACTTCGGCGCCTGGATGGACGCCCACGACCTGCGCGTCGCCGAGCCCGCCTCGCGATGAGCCCCGGCGAAGCCTCCGAGACCCCGCGTGGCGGCGAGCTGGAGGCCTTCCTGCGCTACGTCGAGCACGAGCGCCAGCTCTCCCCGAACACGGTGCGCGCCTATACGGACGACCTGGCCGAGTTCGAGGAGTTCCTGGGCCGCTACTACGGCTCGCCCGAGTGGACCTGGGCCGGCGTCGACCGCCTGGCGATCCGCAGCTGGATGGGCGACTGCGCCACCGTGCGCGGGCTGGCGAAGAGCTCCATCGCCCGCAAGCTCTCGGCGGTGCGCTCGTTCTACCGCTACCTGCACGTCGAGGAGCGGGTGGACGCCAACCCCGCGCGCCCCGTGCGCACGCCGAAGCGCGACCGCACGCTCCCCGGCTTCCTCACCCTCGACCAGATGAAGGAGCTGTTCGCGCTCGCCGAGGCGCGCGCGGCCGAGGGCGGCTTCCACGCCCTGCGCAACCTGGCGGTCGTCGAGCTGTTCTACGCCACGGGGATGCGCCTCTCCGAGCTGCAGGGGCTCGACGTGGCCGACTTGGACGTGGTGGCCGACCGCGCGCGGGTGCGGGGGAAGGGGCGCAAGGAGCGCATCGTGCCGCTGGGCGGCGCGGCCGCGCGCGCGCTCCGGCGCTACTACGAGGCGCGCGACCGCGTGCTGGAGCAGGCCCCGCGCGGCGACCGGCGCGCCGTCTTCGTCAGCCAGACGGGGAAGCGGCTCACCGTCCGCCAGGTCCAGAACGTCGTCGGCGCGTTCCTGAAGTGGGTGGCCGACGAGACGGGCCTCTCCACGCACTCGCTCCGCCACACCTTCGCCACGCACATGCTCGACGCCGGCGCCGACCTGGTGGCGGTCAAGGAGCTGCTCGGCCACGCGTCGCTCAGCACCACGCGGATCTACACCCACACCTCCAAGGAGCGGCTGAAGAAGGTCTACCGGCAGGCGCACCCGCGGGCGTGAGGGTACGGGGTACGCGGTACGGAGTACGGAACCGCGGTTGCGGTGTAACAGGCGACGCGCGAACTTGCCCCAGCCCCGCCGCTGGGGTAAATCGTTTGCGCGCAAATCGGAGACGCAGCCCTCCCGGACGCGTTCGAACGATGTCATCCCGAGGGGCGCGGTAGCGACCCGAAGGATCTACTCGCCCTGGCTGGTGGGCTGCCGCCGGTGCCGAAATCCGGCGAGCACCGGGTGGGGTAAAGGCCCTACTGATCGAAACGGAAGACGAAAGACGGACGATAGATGAGCATCCCGAAGTTCCACGCCACCACCATCCTGGCCGTCAAGCGCGACGGCAGGGTCGCCCTGGGCGGCGACGGGCAGGTGACCACCGGCGACGTGGTGGCCAAGTCCAGCGCCGTGAAGGTGCGCAAGCTGCGCGAGGGGAAGATCCTGGCCGGGTTCGCCGGCTCCGTGGCCGACGCCTTCACCCTCTTCGAGAAGTTCGAGGAGAAGCTGGAGCGCTACCCCGGCAACCTCTCCCGCGCCGCCGTCGAGCTGGCCAAGGACTGGCGCAGCGACCGCTACCTCCGCCGCTTGGAGGCGCTCCTGGCCGTGGCCGACCGCGACCACATCTACATGCTCTCCGGCACCGGCGACGTGATCGAGCCCGACGACGACATCGTGGCCATCGGCTCGGGCGGCGCGTACGCCCTGGCCGCCGCCCGCGCGCTCAAGGAGCACTCCACCCTCACCGCGGGCGAGATCGTGCGCCGCGGCCTGGAGATCGCGGGCGACATCTGCATCTACACCAACCGCAACGTCACCGTGCTGGAGCTGGACTGACGGAGGTCGATCCGCGCAATTTCCCCGGCAATGGGGTGGCCCGATGCTGTCATCCTGAGGGAGCGTCCGCGCCGCAGTCGCTTCCGCGCCGGGGGTTGGACGCTCCCGAAGGATCTACTCCCCCTGTCCGGTGGCTGGCTCGGCGCGCGGAACTGCCCACCCGGCGGTGTGAGTGGATCCTTCGGTCGCCGCCGGACATCCACGCCGGGGCAGGATCGGCGGGGCGGCGACCTCAGGATGACATCCATTCGGGATGAGCGGTCCGGTTCGAGACGAATTCGAGGCGGGGACCAGGACGAAGGACGCAGCGTCCCCTGATTGACCGAGACGATAGAGATGGCGACGAACGAGATCGAGACCCCCGACGCCGCGCAGCCCGGCGAGGGCGACTTCCAGCCCTGGCTCGACGAGCTGACGCCCCGCGGTATCGTGGCCGAGCTGGACAAGTACATCGTGGGCCAGGGCGAGGCCAAGAAGGCCGTGGCCATCGCCCTGCGCAACCGCTGGCGCCGCCAGCGCGTGGACGACGAGCTGCGCGAGGAGATCGTCCCCAACAACATCATCATGATCGGCCCCACCGGGGTGGGGAAGACCGAGATCGCCCGGCGCCTGGCCCGCCTGGCCGGCGCGCCGTTCGTGAAGGTCGAGGCCTCCAAGTTCACCGAGGTGGGCTACGTGGGCCGCGACGTGGAGTCGATGGTGCGCGACCTGGTGGAGGTGGCCGTCAACATGGTGCGCACCGACCGCGAGGACGAGGTGCAGGAAGTGGCCGAGCAACGCGTGGAGGAGCGCCTGCTGGACCTCCTGATCCCGCCTCTGGACGGCGCCAGGCCCGGCGGCGAGGGCGGCGCGCTGGGCGAGGCCGGCCGCCGCGTCTTCGTGGCCACCCCCACCGGCCAGGTGGAGACCCCCGACGATGCCCAGGTGCGCGAGCGGCGCGAGCGCACCCGCGAGAAGTTCCGCCAGCTCCTGCACGACGGCAAGCTGGAGGACCGCGAGGTGGAGGTGGAGGTCACCCAGAGCTCGCCGATCGAGAACATGATGGTGCCGATGGGGATGGACCCCGGCATGGACGCGGGCTTCGTGGACATGCTGCAGGACATGCTCCCCAAGCGCACCAAGCGGCGCACCGTCACCGTGGCCGAGGCGCGGCGCATCCTCCTCCAGGACGAGCTGGACAAGCTGGTCAACATGGACGAGGTGGTGAACGAGGCGCTCGACCGCGTGGAGGAGATGGGGATCATCTTCCTGGACGAGATCGACAAGATCGCCGGCGACCGCGGCGGCGTGGGCCCCGACGTCTCGCGCGAGGGCGTGCAGCGCGACCTCCTCCCGGTGGTGGAGGGCTCCACGGTGCAGACCAAGTACGGCCTGGTGCGCACCGACCACATCCTGTTCATCGCGGCGGGCGCGTTCCACGTCTCCAAGCCCAGCGACCTGATCCCCGAGCTGCAGGGGCGCTTCCCGATCCGGGTGGAGCTGAAGAGCCTGGGCGAGCTGGACTTCGTGCGCATCCTGAAGGAGCCCAAGAACGCGCTGATCACCCAGTACCGCGCCCTGGCCGCCGCCGACGGCGCCGCGCTCGACTTCACCGACGACGGCGTGGCCGAGATTGCCCGCATCGCCGCGCAGGTGAACGAGCGCATGGAGAACATCGGCGCGCGGCGGCTGCACACGGTGCTCACCACGCTGCTGGAGGACATTCTCTTCGAGCTCCCCGAGCTGGAGCCCAAGCAGATCGTGATCGACGCCCAGACCGTCCGCGACCGCCTCAAGGACATCGTCGAGGACGAGGACCTGCGCAAGTACATCCTGTAGCCCGCCCGCGGGCCGGAAGAACGTCGGAGCGGCGCATCCCCGGGGGATGCGCCGCTCCGTTCGCCTACCGCGGCCTTCGGCCGACTGGACGGGCTCCGCGTCAGCGGTCGCGCAGGTCCTCGCGCGTGCTCTCGGGCGCCGTCTCCTCCACGCGGCGGTTCTGCGCCTCCAGCGCGTCGCGGTTCTCCTCGGCCTCGTGCACGTGCTCGCGCGCCCGCGAGGCGTCTTCCGAGCCCTGGTCCTGGCCCGCGCCGCCCGCGCTCATCCCGCCCGTGCCGCCCACCGGGCCGTCGGACTGCAGGTGTGACGGCGTGGTGGCCTCCGTGCGGCGGTTCTGCGCCTCCAGCGCGTCGCGGTTCTCCTCCGCGTTCCGCACGTGCTCCCGCGCCTCCGACGCGTCCTCCGACCCGAGCCCGTCGCCGCCCGCCCGCGAGCCGCTGCCCCCGAGGTTCTGCTCCATGGATGTCTCCTTCGTCACACGTTCCCGTCCTCCTAGCGCGAGCGGGGCAGGGGCAACTTCCATTCCGACTGGACAGAGAAGAGTGTTGGGTGTAGACCAACCAGCCGTTCTCCCGCCGACGTCTTTAGCACGGGGACTTGCGTAATGTGCCGCAAGGAGTGTACAGTTTTCTAATGAGCCACTGGCAAGAGAGCCACGGAACGAGCATGCTCAGCGCTATGCCTGAGAACAGACGGACCGCTCCCCTCGTCGAACGATGAAGAAGAACCCGATCTTCGATTTCAGCCACCTGAGCGCGGTTGAGCGCATCGAGTTGGCTCAGGACCTTTGGGACAGCCTCACGCCGGAAGACGCGGGCGACGTCCCTCTCTCTGAAGCGCAACGTGCCGAGCTGGGGAGGAGGCTTGAGGCCGCTCGGCGAAACCCGAAGGAGGGCTACTCCTGGGCGGAGGTGCGCGAGCACGTGCTCGAGACCCTCGAAGGTGTGAGGGCGAAGAGCGCGTGAGCCGAGGCCTCATCATCCGGCATGAGGCCGATGCGGACATTGTCGAAGCCGCCGCGTGGTACGAGGCGCAGTCCTACGGGCTCGGTGCGGAGTTCTTCCAAGCCGTAGACGTTTGCATTGCGAACGCCGTTCGCGCTCCGCAACGCTACGCTCGTGTTCAGGGCATCGGAGAGGGAGATCTGCGCCGTGCGCTCGTAAGCCGCTTTCCCTACGCGGTGTACTTCTACTTCGACGACGAGGACGTAATGGTCATCGCCTGCATGCACCTGCGCCGCGATCCGGGCGAGCTCGCGAAGAGGCTTTAGACACTCCGTCGGGCATGACAACGAAGGCCCCGCACCGGATTCCGGTGCGGGGCCTTCGTGTGTCGGGTGGGGCGCCGAGTCAGTCGGGGAAGGTGATCCCGCCGGCGGTGTGCGGATTGCCGCCGCCGATGAGGTCCGCGATCGCCGCCATCTCGGCGCCCATGTTGTCCAGCCGGTGCAGCACGCTCCGCGAGTGGCCGTAGTCGAAGTACAGCAGGAGCGCTTCCTCGTTGCCCGGGCTGGTTTCGATAATCTTGCCGTCGAGCCGGCGATGCAGGTCGGTGACGATGTGGAACACCGCGCCCTGCACCCGCCGCTGGTCGTCCAGCGTCTCGATGCTCATGTCGCCGGTCAG contains:
- the topA gene encoding type I DNA topoisomerase, translating into MASKAQKIRLVVVESPTKAKTIRGFLPSGYRVAASMGHVRDLPESASEIPPTLKGQEWARLGVNVERDFEPVYVIPSGKKKVVSELKALLKEADELVVATDEDREGESIGWHLVEVLKPRCPVTRIVFHEITPEAIREALEHPRDIDDDLVRAQETRRILDRLVGYTVSPLLWKKIATGLSAGRVQSVAVRLLVQRERERRAFRSATYWDVKALLAKDGEGFSAVLQSVGGKRIATGRDFDESTGRLKTQGVILLGEGDAKALCDRVRAAEWKVAETEEKPSIRRPYPPFTTSTLQQEANRKLRLSSRDTMRIAQRLYEEGYITYMRTDSVHLSDQAIRAARSRIRALYGEEYLTPQPRQYTTTTKGAQEAHEAIRPAGTEMRTTEVTGLKGVEAALYDLIWKRTVASQMADARQTHLTALIQAADAVFRASGKRIDFPGFFRAYVEGSDDPEAALEDREEPLPALRRGDALSLRDLEALFHQTQPPARYTEATLVKTLEAEGIGRPSTYASIIGTIIDRGYVERVSNQLVPTFTAFAVTSLLEKNFPHLVDTRFTARMEEQLDEIAGGDAEWLPYLRDFFLGPDGLEEAVQKGEQQIDPREASTVRLEGLPARVRIGKFGPFVEAEDGGGTVTATIPEGVAPADLSGEQVERLVRAKTEGPDVLGIDPETRKPVLLLEGRFGPYVQLGEATEEDKKPKRASLPKGMNPADVTLEAALRWLSLPRTLGRHPETGEEVKAGIGRFGPFVVAGNDFRSLQKGDDVYAIGLARALELLAEPKGGRGARKSPEPIRTLGAHPADGEPVTLWEGRYGPYVKHGDVNASLPKGVSPDAFTLEQAVPLLAERAASGKPARGRGRATARRGAKTAASKSSSASKTAGRKAKSKTASAAKAKSAKPPTKPPSARKK
- a CDS encoding addiction module protein; translation: MKKNPIFDFSHLSAVERIELAQDLWDSLTPEDAGDVPLSEAQRAELGRRLEAARRNPKEGYSWAEVREHVLETLEGVRAKSA
- a CDS encoding type II toxin-antitoxin system RelE/ParE family toxin, yielding MSRGLIIRHEADADIVEAAAWYEAQSYGLGAEFFQAVDVCIANAVRAPQRYARVQGIGEGDLRRALVSRFPYAVYFYFDDEDVMVIACMHLRRDPGELAKRL
- the trmFO gene encoding methylenetetrahydrofolate--tRNA-(uracil(54)-C(5))-methyltransferase (FADH(2)-oxidizing) TrmFO; this translates as MAEVTVVGGGLSGSEAAYQLAERGHDVTLCEMRPVRGTPAHQTDHLAEIVCSNTFKSEDPHNAHGLLKLEMDELGAGGSLLLACARESRIPGGAALTVDRREFSQRMTAAIEAHPRIRVVREEVAGLPAGPAIVATGPLTSDALSFAVRRALGDEGLAFFDAIAPVVSDESLDREKLFAASRWGKGGGDDFLNAPMEKEQYEAFVEALKTGEEYAGHDWENVPYFEGCLPIEVMAHRGVDTLRFGPMKPVGLPVPQWGGRRAWAVVQLRREDRAGQLWNLVGFQTRLKIPEQKRIFRMIPGLENAEFLRWGSIHRNTYLNFPAKLSAHGSLRERPELIFAGQITGVEGYTESTAVGILAAANLDRVVRGLEPVVPPPTTMLGGLLRYLRESDPAHFAPMNSNFGLLDPLETAGKMKKEEKRERLVERARADFGAWMDAHDLRVAEPASR
- a CDS encoding tyrosine recombinase XerC, which translates into the protein MSPGEASETPRGGELEAFLRYVEHERQLSPNTVRAYTDDLAEFEEFLGRYYGSPEWTWAGVDRLAIRSWMGDCATVRGLAKSSIARKLSAVRSFYRYLHVEERVDANPARPVRTPKRDRTLPGFLTLDQMKELFALAEARAAEGGFHALRNLAVVELFYATGMRLSELQGLDVADLDVVADRARVRGKGRKERIVPLGGAAARALRRYYEARDRVLEQAPRGDRRAVFVSQTGKRLTVRQVQNVVGAFLKWVADETGLSTHSLRHTFATHMLDAGADLVAVKELLGHASLSTTRIYTHTSKERLKKVYRQAHPRA
- a CDS encoding shikimate kinase, encoding MGSSSPPDPAPVERVVLLGFMGAGKTVVGALLAERLGWTHVDLDREIERREGRRIAEIFAADGEARFRQLEAEATARVGRSAGIVLSPGGGWITRPELLGLLGAGTLSVWLKVGAEEAVRRAAAAPGERPLLAGADPLAAARRLLAEREPLYARADLVVETEGRSPVEVAEEIEREVRRRGIAG
- the hslV gene encoding ATP-dependent protease subunit HslV, with protein sequence MSIPKFHATTILAVKRDGRVALGGDGQVTTGDVVAKSSAVKVRKLREGKILAGFAGSVADAFTLFEKFEEKLERYPGNLSRAAVELAKDWRSDRYLRRLEALLAVADRDHIYMLSGTGDVIEPDDDIVAIGSGGAYALAAARALKEHSTLTAGEIVRRGLEIAGDICIYTNRNVTVLELD
- the hslU gene encoding ATP-dependent protease ATPase subunit HslU codes for the protein MATNEIETPDAAQPGEGDFQPWLDELTPRGIVAELDKYIVGQGEAKKAVAIALRNRWRRQRVDDELREEIVPNNIIMIGPTGVGKTEIARRLARLAGAPFVKVEASKFTEVGYVGRDVESMVRDLVEVAVNMVRTDREDEVQEVAEQRVEERLLDLLIPPLDGARPGGEGGALGEAGRRVFVATPTGQVETPDDAQVRERRERTREKFRQLLHDGKLEDREVEVEVTQSSPIENMMVPMGMDPGMDAGFVDMLQDMLPKRTKRRTVTVAEARRILLQDELDKLVNMDEVVNEALDRVEEMGIIFLDEIDKIAGDRGGVGPDVSREGVQRDLLPVVEGSTVQTKYGLVRTDHILFIAAGAFHVSKPSDLIPELQGRFPIRVELKSLGELDFVRILKEPKNALITQYRALAAADGAALDFTDDGVAEIARIAAQVNERMENIGARRLHTVLTTLLEDILFELPELEPKQIVIDAQTVRDRLKDIVEDEDLRKYIL